The Candidatus Eisenbacteria bacterium region CAGCTGCTCCATAGCCATATCAGCGTTCATCAGCCGGTCAAAAGCCGCCTCGGTGTTCACCTGCGATACCGCAATGTTCCCTTCTTTAATTGTCATCCGGTTGACCATCGAACCGATACGCGCCAAGGCCGTGGTCACCGTATCCAATGCTGAATCCACCTCATCCAGATAGGTGCCGTAGTTGGTGCTA contains the following coding sequences:
- a CDS encoding flagellin protein, producing STNYGTYLDEVDSALDTVTTALARIGSMVNRMTIKEGNIAVSQVNTEAAFDRLMNADMAMEQLNLTKMQILQQTSTSMLAQANYNSQAVLALFQ